One Setaria italica strain Yugu1 chromosome II, Setaria_italica_v2.0, whole genome shotgun sequence DNA segment encodes these proteins:
- the LOC101781945 gene encoding zinc transporter 8: MRPPRAVPALAVASAALLLLLLAPAARAAEDGCGAGGAAAEGDRARARALKIAAFFSILVCGALGCCLPVLGRRVPALRADGDVFFLVKAFAAGVILATGFIHILPDAFEKLTSECLPDAPWKDFPFAGFGAMVGAIGTLVVDTVATGYFTRLHFKDAGTAGAAAAAVSAAAVGDEEMQQQEAAAAAHAAGGGGDDHEGHVHMHTHATHGHAHGSTALVAAVGGGGGDGDKEHALRHRVIAQVLELGIVVHSVIIGISLGASEDPSTIKPLVVALSFHQMFEGMGLGGCIVQAKFKLRSIVTMILFFCLTTPVGILIGLGISSVYNEDSPTALIVEGILNSVAAGILVYMALVDLLAEDFMNPKVQSRGKLQLGINVSMLVGAGLMSMLAKWA; the protein is encoded by the exons ATGAGGCCACCGCGCGCCGTgcccgccctcgccgtcgcgtcggcggcgctgctgctcctcctcctcgcgcccgccgcgcgcgccgccgaagACGGGTgtggggccggcggcgcggcggcggagggcgaccGCGCGCGGGCGAGGGCGCTCAAGATCGCGGCGTTCTTCTCCATCCTCGTGTGCGGCGCGCTGGGGTGCTGCCTGCCCGTGCTGGGCCGCCGCGTGCCGGCGCTGCGGGCCGACGGCGACGTCTTCTTCCTCGTGAAGGCGTTCGCGGCGGGGGTCATCCTCGCCACGGGCTTCATCCACATCCTCCCCGACGCCTTCGAGAAGCTCACCTCCGAGTGCCTCCCCGACGCCCCGTGGAAGGACTTCCCCTTCGCCGGGTTCGGGGCCATGGTCGGCGCCATCGGCACGCTCGTCGTCGACACCGTCGCCACGGGATACTTCACGCGCCTCCACTTTAAGGACGCCGGCAccgcaggcgccgccgccgcggccgtgagCGCAGCCGCCGTCGGGGACGaggagatgcagcagcaggaggccgcggcggcggcgcacgccgccggcggagggggcgaCGACCACGAGGGCCACGTGCACATGCACACGCACGCGACGCACGGCCACGCGCACGGCTCCacggcgctcgtcgccgccgtcggcggcggtggaggcgacggcgacAAGGAGCACGCGCTGCGCCACCGGGTCATCGCGCAG GTCCTGGAGCTTGGGATCGTTGTGCACTCGGTGATCATTGGCATCTCACTCGGCGCATCAGAGGACCCGAGCACCATCAAGCCCCTGGTGGTCGCCTTGAGCTTCCACCAAATGTTCGAGGGCATGGGCCTCGGCGGCTGCATCGTTCAG GCGAAATTCAAGCTCCGGTCCATCGTGACCATGATCCTCTTCTTCTGCCTGACGACACCGGTGGGCATACTCATCGGCCTCGGCATCTCCTCGGTGTACAACGAGGACAGCCCGACGGCGCTCATCGTTGAGGGAATCCTCAACTCGGTCGCGGCGGGGATCTTGGTCTACATGGCGCTCGTCGACCTCCTCGCCGAGGACTTCATGAACCCCAAGGTGCAGAGCAGGGGGAAGCTCCAGCTTGGCATCAACGTGTCCatgctcgtcggcgccggcctcATGTCCATGCTGGCTAAATGGGCTTAG
- the LOC101783026 gene encoding PHD finger protein ALFIN-LIKE 2 — translation METAAPVSSSPRTVGEIYRDYTARRAGLVRALTSDVDEFYAFCDPEKENLCLYGLPNGSWEVSLPAEEVPPEMPEPALGINFARDGMKRRDWLSLVAVHSDAWLVSVAYFFAARLNGNDRKRLFNMINDHPSVYEAMVDRKQRENKSGVDNSGKSRHSTKRTNDGKMKNSRSAVVEDGYEDDEEHSETLCGTCKGLYNSNEFWIACDICERWFHGKCVRITPAKADQIKQYKCPDCSKKSR, via the exons atggagaCGGCCGCCCCCGTCTCCTCCTCGCCCCGCACCGTCGGGGAAATCTACAGGGACTacaccgcgcgccgcgccggcctcgtCCGCGCCCTCACCTCCG ATGTGGACGAGTTCTACGCCTTCTGTGACCCAG AGAAGGAGAACCTGTGCCTGTACGGGCTCCCGAACGGGAGCTGGGAGGTGTCGCtgccggcggaggaggtgcCGCCGGAGATGCCGGAGCCCGCGCTGGGGATCAACTTCGCCAGGGACGGCATGAAGCGCCGCGACTGGCTGTCGCTCGTCGCCGTCCACTCCGACGCCTGGCTCGTCTCCGTCGCCTACTTCTTCGCCGCCCGCCTCAACGGCAACGACAG GAAGCGCTTATTTAACATGATCAATGATCATCCATCCGTGTATGAAGCAATGGTTGACCGGAAGCAAAGGGAGAATAAGTCTGGTGTTGATAACAGTGGCAAATCCAGGCACTCAACAAAG CGAACAAATGATGGGAAGATGAAGAACTCAAGATCAGCGGTTGTTGAAGATGGGTATGAGGATGACGAAGAGCACAGCGAAACCCTCTGCGGCACTTGCAAGGGTCTCTACAACTCGAATGAGTTCTGGATCGCATGCGACATTTGTGAGCGGTGGTTCCACGGCAAGTGCGTGAGGATAACCCCAGCAAAAGCGGATCAGATAAAGCAGTACAAGTGCCCTGATTGCTCCAAGAAAAGCAGGTAA
- the LOC101782348 gene encoding cytochrome b5 domain-containing protein RLF, translating into MDDGDSSDFTFCKVTSEENDGQLGSPKAIPVASMSLEDIHVAKIAKKDGLKANDSDKGRSGNSASVSTQDSNMKEPTIQTSGGAESNVSSQAKPSSKKPAVRKKVPFEKGYSQMDWLKLTQTHPDLAGLKGQSNRRLISLEEVKQHKTGDCIWTVLKGRVYNIAPYMKFHPGGVDMLMKAAGKDCTALFNKYHAWVNAEFLLEKCLVGFLDPNE; encoded by the exons ATGGATGATGGGGATTCATCTGACTTCACCTTCTGCAAG GTTACTTCTGAAGAAAACGATGGTCAATTAGGATCTCCTAAAGCCATTCCCGTGGCAAGTATGTCGCTCGAGGATATTCATGTTGCAAAAATTGCAAAGAAAGATGGCTTGAAAGCTAATGACTCAGATAAAGGTAGATCTGGTAACAGCGCTAGTGTATCAACACAAGACAGCAACATGAAAGAACCAACTATACAAACGAGTGGTGGAGCAGAATCAAATGTGTCATCACAGGCAAAACCTTCATCGAAGAAACCTGCAGTGCGGAAAAAGGTTCCTTTCGAGAAGGGCTATAGCCAAATGGATTGGCTAAAGCTGACACAAACGCATCCTGATCTAGCTG GGCTCAAGGGGCAGTCAAACCGAAGGTTAATTTCTTTGGAAGAAGTTAAGCAGCATAAAACTGGAGATTGTATTTGGACAGTTCTTAAAGGCCGTGTTTACAATATTGCTCCATACATGAAATTTCATCCTGGAG GAGTTGATATGCTTATGAAAGCTGCTGGAAAGGACTGCACTGCTTTGTTCA ATAAATACCATGCTTGGGTAAATGCAGAGTTCCTCTTGGAGAAGTGCCTTGTCGGATTCCTTGATCCCAACGAGTAG
- the LOC101779676 gene encoding F-box/LRR-repeat protein At2g29930, whose protein sequence is MIERDDALEVKWARLEDFATNLLLFHDNTSSLGEFRLSSRVYNQRHVDRWIHRGIEYCPSVLIILILNYCRFKLPPVVGSNFCHLKMLRLCSVDLGSHFADLLCSACPVMEDLKLGNCEFSGNSSQVITSPTLKKLELESCVNNTGYPLVITVPSLAYLCLCYGYYEAGISLFKMDSLVRAKIYVTEYETLSQQTERELLCSLYNVTSLELVGFGAEEMLIEKSDKFPIFHNMRTLDLHGCFLDEYELYDKLEALGSFLQSAPCLEKLILKYCMDEVGQDETISLRPTFGWETSGTETSLLRNIPPRSGTTSSGKIERMGSSHFNVVPAV, encoded by the exons ATGATCGAACGTGATGATGCCCTAGAGGTGAAGTGGGCAAGGCTTGAGGATTTCGCCACCAACCTGCTGCTGTTCCATGATAATACCTCATCCTTGGGTGAATTCCGGCTTTCTTCTCGCGTCTATAACCAGCGTCATGTGGACCGATGGATTCACCGTGGCATTGAGTACTGCCCTTCTGTACTCATTATTCTGATACTGAACTATTGTCGCTTCAAGTTGCCTCCGGTAGTGGGTTCAAATTTTTGTCATCTTAAGATGCTGCGTCTTTGCAGTGTGGATTTGGGTAGCCATTTTGCGGACCTGCTATGTTCTGCATGCCCTGTCATGGAAGATTTGAAGCTTGGAAACTGCGAGTTTTCTGGCAATTCTTCTCAAGTCATTACATCGCCCACACTGAAAAAGTTGGAATTGGAGTCTTGTGTGAACAACACAGGTTATCCATTGGTGATCACAGTTCCTAGCCTTGCATATCTCTGTCTGTGTTATGGATACTATGAGGCTGGTATTTCTTTATTCAAGATGGATTCTCTTGTCAGAGCAAAGATTTATGTAACAGAATATGAAACCTTATCTCAGCAGACCGAGCGTGAGCTTCTTTGTAGCCTATACAATGTGACAAGTTTAGAGTTGGTGGGTTTTGGAGCGGAG GAGATGCTCATTGAGAAGTCTGATAAATTCCCAATATTTCATAATATGCGAACCTTGGACCTTCATGGCTGCTTTCTTGATGAATATGAATTGTATGACAAATTAGAGGCTTTAGGGAGCTTTCTTCAGAGCGCACCTTGTTTGGAGAAGCTTATTTTGAAGTATTGCATG GACGAAGTCGGACAGGACGAGACGATCTCACTTCGTCCcacgtttggttgggagacaagtGGGACGGAGACATCCCTACTAAGGAATATACCGCCAAGATCCGGGACGACCTCGTCCGGCAAAATCGAGCGGATGGGCTCGTCCCACTTCAACGTCGTCCCTGCCGTCTGA
- the LOC101779284 gene encoding cadmium/zinc-transporting ATPase HMA3, with translation MEEDRRRAGVMEKEAVRAQARQPGTAGEWEKTYLDVLGICCTAEVALVERLLSPIDGVRAVTVVVPSRTVIVEHDAAAVSQFHIVKVLNKAGLEASVRAYGSGSGAAGRWPSPFIVACGVLLLASFLAPLLPPLRWLALAAACVGSQPMLLRAVAAAGELTLDINILMLIAVAGSVALGSYTEAGAIVFLFTVAEWLETLACARASAGMLSXXXXXXXXXXXXETGQVVGMCDVGVGTSSPSGLARWFPVDGVVVGGQSEVDESSLTGESFPVPKQPQSEVWAGTMNLDGYISVRTTALAENSTVAKMERLVEEAQNSRSKTQRLIDSCAKYYTPAVVVLAAGVVLVPLLLGSHDLRQWFQLSLVLLVSACPCALVLSTPVATFCALLRAARMGLLIKGGNILESLGEIRIAAFDKTGTITRGEFSINEFHVVEDKVEMSQLLYWVSSIESKSSHPMAAALVQYSRSKSIRPEPENVMEFHIYHGEGIYGAISGKHIYIGNKKIMARSSCQAAVPEMDDLKGVSTGHVICDGDLVGLFSLSDDCRTGAAKAIKELRSMGIKSVMLTGDSAAAAKHAQEQLGGVLEELHSELLPEDKVRLITKLKTSAGPTLMVGDGWNDAPALATADVGVSMGLSGSAAAIETSHATLMSSDILRVPKAVRLGRRTRQTIAVNVIFSIGTKAAVLVLAVAWQPVLWVAVLADVGTCLLVVLHSMLLLRDTAARRSCCRTSKACCGKKAKSPATRSQLTGAPNTETPSVKGRGEKAKDSHCCHKHTKPPEHAVVISIPARACEHRKEATAHATAEGGNSLTGGCCGASKACGSSTAPAPICTPHGNGEDEVCIVVSARTSCCSKARSRCGSPKDAGCKDTVCCSGGGKDSSISALVC, from the exons gaCGGCCGGCGAGTGGGAGAAGACGTACTTGGATGTCCTTGGCATCTGCTGCACCGCCGAGGTCGCGCTCGTCGAGCGGCTCCTCTCCCCGATCGACGGCGTGCGGGCGgtcaccgtcgtcgtcccctCCCGCACCGTCATCGTCgagcacgacgccgccgccgtctcccagTTCCACATTG TGAAGGTCCTCAACAAGGCGGGCCTCGAGGCCTCGGTCCGAGCCtatggcagcggcagcggcgccgccggccggtggcccagcccgttcatcgtcgcctGCGGCGTCCTGCTCCTCGCCTCCTTCCTCGCGCCGCTCCTGCCTCCGCTGCGGTggctggcgctggcggcggcctgCGTCGGCTCCCAGCCGATGCTGCTCAGGGCGGTCGCCGCGGCGGGCGAGCTCACCCTAGACATCAACATCCTCATGCTCATCGCGGTGGCCGGCTCCGTCGCGCTCGGGAGCTACACGGAGGCCGGCGCCATCGTCTTCCTCTTCACCGTCGCCGAGTGGCTGGAGACGCTGGCGTGCGCCAGGGCGAGCGCCGGGATGCTGTC NNNNNNNNNNNNNNNNNNNNNNNNNNNNNNNNNNNCCGAGACGGGGCAGGTTGTCGGCATGTGCGACGTCGGCGTGGGCACGTCGTCGCCGTCAGGGCTGGCGAGGTGGTTCCCGGTCGACGGCGTGGTCGTCGGCGGGCAGAGCGAGGTCGATGAGAGCAGCCTCACCGGCGAATCCTTCCCGGTGCCAAAGCAGCCGCAGTCGGAGGTCTGGGCCGGCACCATGAACTTGGACG GTTACATTTCCGTGAGGACAACAGCTCTGGCCGAGAACTCGACGGTGGCCAAGATGGAGAGGCTGGTGGAAGAAGCGCAGAACAGCCGGTCCAAGACGCAGCGGCTCATCGATTCGTGCGCAAAGTACTACACCCCTG CCGTGGTCGTTCTCGCGGCAGGAGTGGTTCTTGTGCCCTTACTACTGGGATCCCATGACCTCAGACAATGGTTCCAGCTGTCCCTGGTGCTGCTGGTGAGCGCGTGCCCGTGCGCGCTAGTGCTGTCTACACCTGTTGCCACCTTCTGCGCGCTCCTTCGCGCAGCAAGGATGGGGCTTCTCATCAAGGGAGGCAACATTCTTGAATCATTGGGTGAGATCAGGATCGCGGCATTCGACAAGACTGGGACGATCACTAGAGGGGAGTTCAGCATCAATGAATTCCATGTGGTTGAGGACAAGGTTGAAATGAGTCAGCTTCTTTACTG GGTATCTAGCATTGAGAGCAAATCAAGCCATCCAATGGCTGCTGCGCTTGTTCAGTACTCTCGGTCCAAATCAATCAGACCGGAGCCGGAAAATGTGATGGAATTTCACATCTACCATGGAGAGGGCATCTATGGTGCGATCAGTGGAAAACACATCTATATTGGAAACAAAAAGATCATGGCAAGGTCCTCATGCCAAGCAG CTGTACCAGAAATGGATGATCTCAAAGGTGTGTCCACCGGTCACGTGATCTGTGATGGTGATCTCGTCGGGCTATTTTCACTCTCCGACGACTGCAGAACTGGGGCAGCGAAGGCGATCAAGGAGCTGAGATCAATGGGGATCAAGTCAGTGATGCTCACTGGGGACAGCGCAGCAGCGGCCAAGCACGCACAGGAGCAGCTAGGAGGCGTCCTGGAGGAGCTCCACTCCGAGCTCCTCCCGGAGGACAAGGTCCGGCTCATCACGAAGCTCAAGACGAGTGCTGGGCCCACGCTAATGGTCGGTGACGGTTGGAACGACGCCCCAGCCCTGGCCACGGCGGACGTGGGCGTCTCCATGGGCCTGTCCGGTTCCGCGGCGGCCATAGAGACCAGCCACGCCACGCTCATGTCCAGTGACATCCTCAGGGTCCCCAAGGCCGTCAGGCTCGGGCGGCGCACCCGCCAGACCATCGCCGTGAACGTGATCTTCTCGATCGGCACCAAAGCTGCCGTCCTCGTGCTCGCCGTCGCGTGGCAGCCCGTGCTGTGGGTGGCCGTGCTCGCCGACGTCGGGACGTGCCTGCTCGTCGTGCTGCACAGCATGCTGCTGCTCAGAGACACCGCGGCGAGGCGGTCGTGCTGCAGAACGTCCAAGGCGTGCTGTGGGAAGAAGGCCaagtcgccggcgacgaggtctCAACTCACCGGAGCACCGAACACCGAGACCCCAAGTGTCAAGGGACGAGGCGAGAAGGCCAAAGACTCCCATTGCTGCCACAAGCACACCAAGCCGCCTGAGCACGCCGTCGTGATCTCCATACCAGCACGAGCCTGTGAGCATAGAAAGGAGGCGACCGCTCACGCGACGGCGGAAGGCGGCAACAGCCTCACCGGGGGATGCTGCGGCGCCAGCAAAGCTTGCGGCTCTTCCACGGCGCCAGCCCCGATCTGCACGCCGCACGGTAATGGTGAAGATGAGGTGTGCATTGTTGTTAGTGCAAGGACATCCTGTTGTAGCAAGGCAAGGAGTAGGTGCGGTTCGCCTAAGGATGCTGGTTGCAAGGATACGGTGTGTTGTTCTGGTGGTGGTAAAGATAGCAGCATCTCAGCCCTCGTGTGCTGA